One window of the Desulfuromonadales bacterium genome contains the following:
- a CDS encoding endonuclease/exonuclease/phosphatase family protein — MTTIRIMTYNIHGCRGGDDNVDPDRILQVIGEAAPDIVALQEIESASGQEYLAYLAERLGMRRYDHADCSNAFLSYYPLRGICAFDLHGGCCLRADLDVAGKRVHLINLRLDAAGRHGQMARLLGPDILGNRSLACPVLVLGDFADMGGGPGGTYLSGRLRKARGPLWSATFPARWPLVTRDRAYLCGDLRVVDAMIPRGTLARNASSHLPLVLTVQICDPRTYLKLEKLSHSRMEIAPG, encoded by the coding sequence GTGACTACCATCCGCATCATGACCTACAATATCCACGGTTGCCGAGGCGGCGACGACAATGTCGACCCCGACCGCATTCTCCAGGTCATCGGCGAAGCGGCACCCGATATCGTTGCCCTGCAGGAAATCGAATCCGCCTCTGGTCAGGAGTACCTCGCCTACCTGGCCGAACGCCTCGGCATGCGGCGCTATGACCATGCCGATTGCAGCAACGCGTTTCTCTCCTATTATCCACTGCGGGGCATCTGCGCCTTCGATCTTCATGGCGGTTGCTGTCTGCGGGCCGATCTGGATGTTGCCGGCAAGCGGGTGCACCTGATCAATCTGCGCCTCGATGCGGCTGGCCGCCATGGCCAGATGGCCAGGCTCCTCGGCCCGGACATCCTCGGCAACCGCAGTCTGGCCTGCCCCGTGCTGGTTCTGGGCGATTTCGCCGACATGGGGGGAGGCCCGGGCGGCACTTATCTCTCCGGCCGTCTGCGCAAGGCCCGGGGACCGCTCTGGAGTGCCACCTTTCCGGCCCGCTGGCCGCTGGTGACAAGAGACCGGGCCTACCTCTGCGGTGATCTGCGAGTGGTCGATGCAATGATTCCGCGCGGGACACTCGCCCGTAACGCTTCTTCCCACCTGCCTCTCGTCCTGACGGTGCAGATTTGCGATCCCCGCACCTACCTCAAACTTGAAAAACTCAGCCACAGCCGGATGGAAATCGCCCCGGGGTAA
- a CDS encoding NAD(P)H-dependent glycerol-3-phosphate dehydrogenase, whose translation MKIGVIGAGSWGSTLADLLARKGFDVTLWAYEKELVARMAETRENDLYLPGFTLAPGLTFTADLREAVASRELLVLVPPSQVMRSVMKQAAADIEPGALLVSAAKGIENDTLLPMSEVLLEVLPIEIAEGLAFLSGPSFAREVAAGMPTAVVAAASRVDVARRVQEVFSTETFRVYTNDDVIGVELGGALKNVIAVAAGVSDGLGFGYNTRAALITRGLAEMTRLGTAMGANPATFAGLAGMGDLVLTCTGDLSRNRTVGMELGRGRKLEEILGGMKMVAEGVKTTLSAYQLTRKLGVEAPIIEQMYLILYAGKEARQAVADLMLRELKPEGA comes from the coding sequence ATGAAAATTGGAGTCATCGGTGCTGGCAGCTGGGGGTCGACTCTTGCCGACCTGCTGGCCAGAAAAGGGTTTGACGTAACCCTCTGGGCCTATGAAAAGGAACTGGTCGCGCGGATGGCTGAAACCCGCGAAAACGACCTCTATCTGCCCGGATTTACCCTGGCGCCCGGCCTGACCTTTACCGCCGACCTCAGGGAGGCCGTCGCCAGCCGCGAACTGCTGGTGCTGGTGCCCCCCTCGCAGGTCATGCGGAGTGTGATGAAGCAGGCGGCGGCAGACATCGAGCCTGGCGCGCTGCTTGTGTCCGCCGCCAAGGGGATCGAGAACGATACTCTGCTGCCGATGTCCGAAGTTCTTCTTGAGGTCCTGCCGATTGAGATTGCCGAGGGACTGGCCTTTCTCTCGGGACCATCCTTTGCCCGGGAAGTGGCCGCCGGCATGCCGACCGCCGTGGTCGCGGCTGCCAGCCGGGTGGATGTTGCCCGCAGGGTTCAGGAGGTCTTCAGTACCGAGACCTTCCGTGTCTATACCAACGACGACGTCATCGGCGTTGAACTCGGCGGCGCCCTGAAAAACGTCATTGCCGTGGCGGCCGGGGTTTCCGATGGCCTGGGTTTCGGCTACAATACCCGGGCGGCCCTCATTACCCGGGGCTTGGCGGAGATGACCCGCCTCGGCACGGCGATGGGAGCCAACCCGGCAACTTTTGCCGGCCTGGCCGGAATGGGAGACCTGGTGTTGACCTGCACCGGCGACCTTTCCCGAAATCGAACCGTGGGGATGGAGCTGGGACGGGGCAGAAAACTCGAAGAGATTCTGGGCGGGATGAAGATGGTGGCCGAGGGTGTCAAAACGACCCTTTCCGCCTACCAGTTGACCCGCAAGCTGGGGGTGGAGGCACCGATCATTGAACAGATGTATCTTATTCTCTACGCGGGAAAAGAGGCCCGCCAGGCGGTGGCCGACCTGATGCTGCGGGAACTCAAACCTGAAGGGGCCTGA
- a CDS encoding pyruvate kinase encodes MFRRTKIVATVGPASESEAMLLALMEAGADVFRLNFSHGDQASKVVLIQRIRELSRRRQRAVAILGDLQGPKIRTGLMEGGALELVTGEDVTITTREVRGADRLIPTTFRELPRDVRG; translated from the coding sequence ATGTTCCGCCGCACCAAGATTGTCGCCACCGTCGGCCCGGCCAGCGAGTCGGAGGCCATGCTGCTTGCCCTCATGGAGGCCGGCGCGGACGTCTTCCGCCTGAACTTTTCGCATGGGGACCAGGCGTCCAAGGTGGTGCTGATCCAGCGCATCCGTGAGCTGTCGCGCCGGCGGCAAAGGGCGGTGGCGATCCTCGGTGATCTGCAGGGACCTAAAATCCGCACCGGCCTGATGGAAGGCGGGGCGCTGGAGCTCGTGACGGGGGAAGATGTTACGATTACCACCCGGGAGGTGCGGGGTGCCGACCGGCTCATCCCGACGACATTCCGGGAACTCCCCCGCGATGTTCGCGG
- the gyrA gene encoding DNA gyrase subunit A produces the protein MLNQQNKISVNIEDEMRKSYMDYAMSVIIGRALPDVRDGLKPVHRRVLFAMSELGNEWNKPYKKSARVVGDVIGKYHPHGDTAAYDTIVRMAQSFSLRYPLVDGQGNFGSVDGDSAAAMRYTEVRMSRLAHELLADIDKETVDFGPNYDDSLQEPLVLPCKFPNLLVNGSEGIAVGMATKIPPHNLREVIDGLIAVIDDPTLDYEELIRRIPGPDFPTGAFILGREGIREAYRSGRGIVQMRARALVEKDRRTGKESIVVSEIPFQVNKARLIEKIADLVKEKKIEGIADLRDESDRDGMRIVVELKKEAIPQVILNQLYKMTQMQSSFGIIMLAIVAGQPRVLTLREVLDRFIEHRKEIVTRRCIFDLKKAEARAHILEGLKIALENLDEVIQIIKTSANPAEAKERLMGRFAFSELQAQAILDMRLHRLTGLERDKIIAEYNDILALIKRLKEILASEVEILNIIKTELLEIKERFGDARRTEIIEKTGELSLEDLIVEEDMVVTVSHGGYIKRNAVSLYRAQRRGGKGKTGMRPKEEDFVERLFIASTHSYIMVFTDLGKVYWLKVHEIPQGGRASRGKAIVNLLQLASGEKVTTILPVKEFVDGKFIITATQQGTVKKTELMAYANPRAGGIIALTIDEGDRLIAARLTDGSTDILLASRNGKSIRFPEGDVRSMGRTARGVRGMLLEDDDRVIGMETVTDATAATLVTVTENGYGKRTDLDEYRVQSRGGKGIITIKTSERNGKVVDIKLVDEDDDLMFITDRGKVLRTGVAHLSVIGRNTQGVRLMVLEPGERIVAVAKLAEKDEEHGDSEAEEEDFAGGTEEAEEEF, from the coding sequence GTGCTTAATCAACAGAACAAGATCAGCGTCAACATCGAAGACGAAATGCGCAAGTCCTACATGGACTATGCGATGAGCGTCATCATCGGCCGGGCCCTGCCCGACGTGCGCGACGGCCTCAAGCCCGTGCACCGGCGGGTCCTCTTCGCCATGAGCGAGCTGGGCAACGAGTGGAACAAGCCGTACAAGAAATCGGCCCGCGTGGTCGGTGACGTCATCGGTAAATACCACCCGCATGGCGACACGGCAGCCTACGACACCATCGTGCGCATGGCGCAAAGCTTTTCCCTGCGCTACCCGCTGGTCGATGGTCAGGGAAACTTCGGTTCCGTCGACGGTGATTCGGCCGCCGCCATGCGTTACACCGAAGTGCGCATGTCCCGCCTGGCGCACGAATTGCTGGCCGACATCGACAAGGAAACGGTCGACTTCGGCCCGAACTACGACGACTCGCTGCAGGAGCCGCTGGTGCTCCCCTGCAAGTTCCCCAACCTGCTGGTCAACGGCTCCGAGGGGATCGCTGTCGGCATGGCGACGAAGATTCCGCCTCACAACCTACGCGAGGTCATCGACGGGCTGATCGCCGTGATCGACGACCCGACCCTCGACTATGAAGAGCTGATCAGGAGAATTCCAGGTCCCGATTTCCCGACCGGAGCCTTCATCCTCGGGCGCGAGGGGATCCGCGAGGCCTACCGCAGCGGCCGGGGCATCGTCCAGATGCGGGCCCGTGCCCTGGTGGAAAAGGACCGGCGCACCGGCAAGGAGAGCATCGTCGTCTCGGAAATCCCTTTCCAGGTCAACAAGGCGCGCCTGATCGAGAAGATCGCCGACCTGGTCAAGGAAAAGAAGATCGAGGGGATTGCCGACCTGCGCGACGAGTCGGACCGCGACGGCATGCGCATCGTCGTCGAGCTGAAGAAGGAGGCCATCCCCCAGGTCATACTCAACCAGCTTTACAAGATGACCCAGATGCAGTCCTCCTTCGGGATCATCATGTTGGCCATTGTCGCCGGCCAGCCGCGCGTCCTCACCCTGCGCGAGGTGCTCGACCGCTTCATCGAGCACCGCAAGGAGATCGTCACCCGGCGCTGCATCTTCGACCTGAAGAAGGCCGAGGCAAGAGCCCACATCCTGGAAGGACTCAAGATCGCCCTGGAGAACCTCGACGAGGTCATCCAGATCATCAAGACCAGCGCCAATCCGGCCGAGGCCAAAGAGCGGCTGATGGGACGCTTCGCCTTCTCCGAGCTGCAGGCCCAAGCTATCCTCGACATGCGTCTGCACCGCCTCACCGGCCTGGAGCGGGACAAGATCATCGCCGAGTACAACGACATCCTCGCCCTGATCAAGCGGCTCAAGGAGATTCTGGCGAGCGAGGTGGAGATCCTCAACATCATCAAGACCGAGCTGCTGGAGATCAAGGAGCGCTTCGGCGACGCCCGCCGCACGGAGATCATCGAGAAGACCGGCGAACTCTCTCTGGAGGACCTGATCGTCGAGGAGGACATGGTGGTGACCGTCAGCCACGGCGGCTACATCAAGCGCAATGCCGTCTCCCTCTACCGCGCCCAGCGTCGCGGCGGCAAGGGGAAAACCGGGATGCGGCCGAAGGAGGAGGATTTCGTCGAGAGGCTCTTCATCGCTTCGACCCACTCCTACATCATGGTCTTCACCGACCTCGGCAAGGTCTACTGGCTCAAGGTCCATGAGATTCCGCAGGGCGGACGGGCCTCGCGCGGCAAGGCGATCGTCAATCTGCTGCAGCTCGCCTCCGGCGAAAAGGTAACGACCATTTTACCGGTCAAGGAATTCGTCGACGGCAAGTTCATCATCACCGCCACCCAGCAGGGGACAGTCAAGAAAACCGAATTGATGGCGTACGCCAATCCCCGCGCCGGCGGCATCATCGCCCTGACCATCGACGAGGGAGACCGGTTGATTGCCGCCCGTCTGACCGACGGTTCGACCGACATCCTGCTGGCGAGCCGCAACGGCAAGTCGATCCGCTTCCCGGAAGGGGACGTCCGCAGCATGGGCCGCACGGCCCGCGGCGTCCGGGGTATGCTGCTCGAGGACGACGACCGGGTGATCGGCATGGAGACGGTCACCGATGCCACTGCCGCCACCCTGGTGACGGTCACCGAAAACGGCTACGGCAAGCGCACCGACCTTGATGAATACCGTGTGCAGAGCCGTGGCGGCAAGGGGATCATCACCATCAAGACCTCCGAACGCAACGGCAAGGTGGTCGACATCAAACTGGTCGACGAGGATGATGATCTGATGTTCATCACGGACCGCGGTAAGGTGTTGCGCACAGGAGTTGCCCATCTTTCGGTCATCGGTCGCAACACCCAGGGCGTGCGTCTGATGGTGCTGGAGCCGGGAGAGCGGATCGTGGCGGTGGCCAAACTCGCCGAGAAGGACGAAGAGCATGGAGATTCAGAAGCTGAAGAAGAGGATTTTGCGGGAGGAACTGAAGAGGCGGAGGAAGAATTCTAA
- a CDS encoding PBP1A family penicillin-binding protein — protein sequence MFRMNPGKYWRLALLGLAGCFLAGVLALLGAYLYVSNSLPRVDTLADYRPPVITRVFGDDGTVIAEFYKERRIVVPVSRMPKQLIQAFVAAEDANFFQHQGVDFVSILRAAIKNLLAGGIVQGGSTITQQVAKSLLLTPEKKFSRKFKEAILAWRMEQKLSKDDILYLYLNQIFLGHGAYGVQAASENYFDKDVEALTLAEMAMLAGLPQAPSRYSPYEHLARAKERQKYVLGRMVHEGYITEATAQAAFARELTIHPRVNRHVAGAAYFAEQVRRYLEQTYGDEALNTGGLQVHTTMDVAMQEAAERAVRQNLHEHDKRQGYRGPQKVLSEGEEREFLAEQAIALEKRPPVPGELLKAVLSGGTGKFLQVRIGRSGGEIPLESTSWAGPLRVVSRDKTPGKARLPIGSLLEVRVEKRRADGSLLLSLDQTPLTEGALVALEPGSGHVKAMVGGYDFARSQFNRALQARRLPGSAIKPLIYAAALDKGYTPASVILDTPIIYKDRLESGELTEWKPKNYDEKFYGAVSVRSALTHSMNIITIKMLEDIGVSYAASYARKLGITSPMARDLTMALGSSALTPIELATAYNVFASSGVRVSPAYITRIADRDGRILESVDPVDFPEGPKQGQRLIPQTAERVISPETAYLVTNLMESVVRNGTGARAQALGRPVAGKTGTTNDMKDAWFAGFVPQLVAVSWIGYDQERSLGRGETGSRAALPGWLAFMQEAVKGMEPLDFPVPDGVEFRPIDRETGLLAPGDSTQAYIEAFASGTAPTRYALDAKRPKARDFFRLDSEDNY from the coding sequence ATGTTTCGCATGAATCCAGGCAAATACTGGCGCCTCGCCCTGCTCGGGCTGGCCGGCTGCTTTCTCGCCGGAGTACTGGCCCTGCTCGGTGCCTACCTGTATGTTTCCAACTCCCTTCCCCGGGTCGACACTCTGGCCGACTACCGCCCCCCTGTCATCACCCGTGTCTTCGGCGACGACGGCACGGTCATCGCGGAGTTTTACAAGGAACGGCGGATCGTTGTTCCCGTCTCACGCATGCCAAAGCAGCTCATTCAGGCCTTCGTCGCCGCCGAGGATGCCAATTTCTTCCAGCACCAGGGGGTCGACTTCGTCTCCATTCTACGGGCCGCCATCAAGAACCTGCTGGCCGGCGGCATCGTTCAGGGAGGGAGCACGATTACCCAGCAGGTCGCCAAAAGCCTGCTGCTGACGCCCGAGAAAAAATTTTCCCGCAAGTTCAAGGAGGCCATCCTCGCCTGGCGCATGGAGCAGAAGCTCTCCAAGGACGATATCCTCTACCTCTACCTGAATCAGATTTTCCTCGGCCACGGCGCCTACGGCGTCCAGGCGGCCAGTGAAAACTACTTCGACAAGGACGTCGAGGCACTCACCCTGGCCGAGATGGCCATGCTCGCCGGTCTCCCCCAGGCGCCTAGCCGCTACTCGCCCTATGAGCACCTCGCCCGGGCCAAGGAGCGGCAGAAGTACGTGCTCGGCCGCATGGTGCATGAGGGCTACATCACCGAAGCCACTGCCCAGGCGGCCTTCGCCAGGGAACTCACCATCCACCCGCGGGTCAACCGGCACGTCGCCGGCGCTGCCTACTTTGCCGAACAGGTGCGCCGTTACCTGGAGCAGACCTACGGCGATGAAGCGCTCAATACCGGCGGCCTGCAGGTCCACACCACCATGGACGTGGCGATGCAGGAAGCGGCAGAGCGCGCGGTTCGGCAGAACCTGCATGAGCACGACAAGCGGCAGGGATACCGCGGCCCGCAGAAAGTCCTTTCCGAGGGGGAAGAGCGCGAGTTCCTCGCCGAGCAGGCGATCGCCCTTGAAAAACGGCCTCCGGTTCCCGGGGAGCTGCTCAAGGCCGTTCTCAGCGGCGGCACTGGCAAGTTTCTGCAGGTACGCATTGGCCGCAGCGGTGGCGAGATTCCCTTGGAGTCTACCAGTTGGGCCGGCCCATTGCGGGTCGTCAGTCGCGACAAGACCCCGGGCAAAGCCCGCCTGCCGATCGGCTCACTGCTCGAAGTGCGCGTCGAGAAGCGGCGCGCCGACGGCTCGCTGCTGCTTTCCCTCGACCAGACCCCGCTGACGGAGGGCGCCCTGGTTGCCCTGGAGCCCGGCAGCGGCCATGTCAAGGCCATGGTCGGCGGCTACGATTTCGCCCGCAGCCAGTTCAATCGGGCACTCCAGGCTCGCCGGCTGCCGGGCTCCGCGATCAAACCGCTCATCTATGCCGCGGCCCTTGACAAGGGTTACACTCCGGCCTCTGTCATTCTCGACACCCCGATAATCTACAAGGATCGGCTGGAGAGCGGGGAATTAACCGAATGGAAACCGAAGAACTACGATGAGAAGTTCTACGGTGCTGTTTCGGTGCGTTCCGCTCTGACCCACTCGATGAACATCATCACCATCAAGATGCTTGAGGATATCGGCGTCAGCTATGCCGCCAGCTACGCCAGGAAACTCGGCATCACCTCTCCCATGGCTCGTGACCTGACCATGGCTCTCGGCTCCTCCGCCCTGACCCCCATCGAGTTGGCCACCGCCTATAACGTATTTGCCAGCAGCGGCGTCCGGGTGAGTCCTGCCTACATCACCCGGATTGCCGACCGAGACGGCCGCATCCTCGAGTCGGTCGATCCTGTCGACTTCCCGGAGGGACCGAAGCAGGGACAACGTCTCATTCCGCAGACGGCAGAACGGGTGATCTCGCCTGAAACTGCCTATCTGGTCACCAACCTCATGGAGAGCGTCGTACGCAACGGGACCGGTGCCCGCGCTCAGGCACTCGGTCGGCCGGTCGCCGGCAAAACCGGGACCACCAACGATATGAAGGACGCCTGGTTCGCCGGCTTCGTGCCGCAACTGGTGGCGGTTTCGTGGATCGGCTATGATCAGGAGCGGTCCCTGGGGAGGGGTGAAACCGGCTCCCGCGCCGCCCTGCCCGGGTGGCTCGCCTTCATGCAGGAGGCGGTCAAGGGGATGGAGCCTCTCGATTTTCCGGTTCCCGACGGCGTCGAATTCCGCCCCATCGACAGGGAAACCGGGTTGCTCGCCCCGGGAGACAGCACTCAGGCCTACATCGAGGCCTTCGCCAGCGGTACCGCCCCAACCCGTTACGCGCTCGACGCCAAACGGCCCAAGGCCCGGGACTTCTTCCGCCTCGACAGCGAAGACAATTACTGA
- a CDS encoding cytochrome C produces MKKMLAPVLFTAFLVGCAMFGSWKAIPPPGGCDQCHTKQISADWKVAYSPAMLTDETGKNPWQRPESVLPPQASPIEQKKVTEERCFRCHKGPDKAHTEYKGRYHH; encoded by the coding sequence ATGAAGAAAATGCTCGCGCCGGTTCTTTTTACCGCGTTCCTTGTCGGCTGCGCCATGTTCGGTTCGTGGAAGGCCATTCCGCCTCCCGGGGGGTGTGACCAGTGCCATACCAAGCAGATCAGCGCCGATTGGAAGGTGGCCTATTCGCCGGCCATGCTGACCGACGAAACCGGCAAGAACCCGTGGCAGAGGCCGGAGTCGGTGCTGCCGCCACAAGCTTCGCCCATCGAGCAGAAGAAGGTGACGGAGGAACGCTGCTTTCGTTGCCACAAGGGCCCGGACAAGGCGCACACCGAGTACAAGGGCCGTTACCACCATTGA
- the nth gene encoding endonuclease III, whose translation MTQMKPRQEAGRVLAILEQVHADACIALNFTSPLELLVATILSAQCTDVRVNLVTRDLFRKYPHARAYAEADLDQLEQDIRSTGFFRNKAKSLIGCASALIERHGGEVPQTMEELTALPGVGRKTANVVLGNAFGVPGMVVDTHVGRVATRLGWTRERDPGKIERDLCRLLPKEKWTWASHVLIFHGRRICKAPVPLCSTCPVFELCPRIGVNKSK comes from the coding sequence ATGACGCAGATGAAGCCGAGACAAGAGGCCGGCCGGGTTCTTGCCATCCTGGAGCAGGTCCATGCTGACGCCTGCATTGCCTTGAACTTCACCAGCCCCCTGGAACTGCTGGTGGCGACCATCCTCTCGGCGCAGTGCACCGATGTGCGGGTGAACCTGGTCACCAGGGATCTGTTTCGCAAATATCCCCATGCCAGGGCTTATGCCGAGGCCGACCTCGACCAACTGGAGCAGGACATCCGCTCTACGGGTTTCTTCCGGAACAAGGCAAAAAGCCTGATTGGCTGCGCATCGGCCCTCATTGAACGTCACGGAGGCGAGGTGCCGCAGACCATGGAGGAGCTGACAGCACTTCCCGGCGTCGGGCGCAAGACCGCCAATGTAGTGCTTGGCAACGCCTTTGGCGTCCCGGGTATGGTGGTCGACACCCATGTCGGGCGTGTCGCGACCCGACTGGGCTGGACCCGGGAAAGAGATCCCGGGAAGATCGAGCGTGATCTCTGCCGGCTGCTGCCGAAAGAGAAGTGGACCTGGGCCAGCCACGTTCTCATTTTTCACGGCCGGCGTATCTGCAAGGCCCCGGTTCCCCTCTGCTCCACATGCCCGGTGTTCGAGCTCTGCCCGCGGATCGGGGTAAACAAGTCGAAATGA
- a CDS encoding tetratricopeptide repeat protein, which yields MEIQKLKKRILREELKRRRKNSKKHRLLIRGALLILILLFGGLIYYMTHLGELLTDDFSQAEALLEEQRYEQAVEAFRRIYEHHPSYSQAPQAIFQAGEILNLYLQNYHEAVLAYLLVEKDYPNTELSRRAQRQVADIYKNRLRDYPRAIVAYQKLLDSGAEGGDRIQYEVADTYFRLENFEQARIEFESLLKNFPGSALLPEVEYRIAVTWSLEGHPREAEAVFRRVSERWPESTYALEARYGLATSLEEREELSEALRVLESLTGAYPNTEAVAKKIEQVQERMRKKKKAI from the coding sequence ATGGAGATTCAGAAGCTGAAGAAGAGGATTTTGCGGGAGGAACTGAAGAGGCGGAGGAAGAATTCTAAGAAACACCGACTTCTGATCCGTGGCGCCCTGCTCATCCTGATTCTGCTCTTCGGCGGACTGATCTACTACATGACACACCTCGGTGAGTTGCTGACGGATGATTTCAGCCAGGCCGAGGCGCTGCTCGAGGAGCAGCGGTACGAGCAGGCGGTCGAGGCTTTCCGCCGGATTTACGAGCATCATCCGAGTTACTCCCAGGCGCCCCAGGCCATCTTTCAGGCGGGGGAGATCCTCAACCTCTATCTGCAGAACTACCACGAGGCGGTGCTGGCCTACCTGCTGGTGGAAAAGGACTATCCGAACACGGAACTATCACGCCGTGCCCAGCGGCAGGTGGCCGATATCTACAAGAACCGGCTGCGCGACTACCCGCGGGCGATCGTCGCCTACCAGAAACTTCTCGACAGCGGAGCAGAAGGCGGTGACCGCATTCAGTACGAAGTCGCGGATACCTACTTTCGCCTGGAAAACTTCGAGCAGGCCCGCATCGAGTTCGAGAGCCTGCTGAAAAACTTCCCTGGCAGTGCCTTGCTGCCCGAAGTTGAATATCGCATCGCCGTCACCTGGTCGCTCGAGGGACACCCCAGGGAGGCCGAGGCTGTTTTCCGCCGGGTTTCCGAGCGGTGGCCGGAGAGTACCTACGCCCTCGAGGCGCGCTATGGCCTGGCCACCTCGCTGGAAGAGCGGGAAGAGCTGAGCGAGGCACTGAGGGTGCTCGAATCACTGACGGGGGCTTATCCCAATACCGAAGCAGTGGCGAAGAAGATCGAACAGGTCCAGGAGCGCATGCGCAAGAAGAAAAAAGCCATCTAG
- a CDS encoding peptidylprolyl isomerase, protein MLRSAFCGLVLLLLAGPAFAKEYVVLQTTRGDIKLELYDDKAPVTVKNFLDYVDAGYFEGTIFHRVIKDFMIQGGGFSAEGVQKKTRPPIKNEADNGLKNDRGTIAMARTNVVDSATSQFFINLKDNGFLNHQSKAPSAYGYAVFGRVVEGMDVVDKIAAGPTHRRDALFQDFPVEPVLIKGAKRLKE, encoded by the coding sequence ATGTTGCGAAGCGCTTTCTGCGGACTAGTGTTGTTGTTGCTGGCCGGACCAGCTTTTGCCAAAGAGTACGTGGTGCTCCAGACCACCCGTGGCGATATCAAGCTCGAACTTTACGATGACAAGGCTCCGGTAACGGTAAAAAATTTCCTGGACTATGTGGATGCAGGCTATTTCGAGGGCACGATCTTTCACCGGGTCATCAAGGATTTCATGATCCAGGGGGGTGGTTTTTCTGCAGAAGGGGTGCAAAAAAAGACCCGTCCGCCCATAAAGAACGAAGCCGACAACGGACTGAAAAACGATCGCGGGACGATTGCCATGGCGCGAACGAACGTGGTTGACAGTGCCACCAGCCAGTTTTTCATCAATCTCAAGGATAATGGTTTTCTCAACCACCAGAGCAAAGCCCCCTCTGCGTATGGTTATGCCGTCTTCGGCAGAGTCGTTGAGGGCATGGATGTGGTCGATAAGATTGCTGCCGGTCCTACGCATAGGCGAGACGCGCTTTTTCAGGACTTTCCGGTGGAGCCGGTCCTCATCAAAGGGGCCAAGAGGCTCAAGGAGTAG